The Halorubrum salinarum genome segment CCTCCGCGGGCCGGTGGTTGACGCGGCCGCGGAGGATCTTCGAGAGCCGCTCGTAGCGGTCGCGGAACGTCGTGACGAAGTCCTTGTACTCGCCGGTTCCCGTGCTGCGCCCGGTCATGTCGTTGCCGACCGCCAAGTCGCGCAGGTCGGGGTCGCGGCGGCGTTCCGAGTTGTCGCGGGGAGCGCCGGCCTCGGTAGCCTCGGCAGCCTCGGCGGTCTCGACGGGGGCGTCCGGCTCGACGGCGTCCGCGGTCGCGGTCGGTGCGTCGGCGGTCCCTCGCGAGGCCCTCCCGGCGTCCGTTGGGTCCGGATCCACAGACCCCTTCGTTTCGACTGGAGATTGTCCCGTTTCGCCCGGTGAACCCGGAGATCCGTCTGTCTCCCCGATCGCGTCGCGGACGTGGTCGGCGGTGATCCGCAGGGCGTCGTCGGGGGCGCGGTCGACGGCGGCCGCGACGGCGGCGGCCGGGTCGGTCGCGCCGGCGAGCAGGGTCACCGCCTCGCGCTCGGCGTTGTAGCCGCGCTCGGCGAGGGCTTTCGCGATCCGGGCGTTCGACTCCAGCGGCACGCTATCCGAAAGGGGGGTCGCGGGCAAAACCGTTCCGGAGGCGTCGAAGGAAGTCGGTGCGCGGGAGCCCGAGCCCCCGGAACGCGGGGACCCGGAAGCTTATGAACGGAACCCCCCAAAGCCGACGTAATGGACGAAGGGGATCGGCCGACGGACACCGACGAGTCGGCCGGTCGAGACGAGCGGACGGACGAGGAGTCCGCGGCGGCGTCCGAGGGATCGGACGACGGAGCGTCCGACGAATCGGCCGACCGGTTTTCTGACGAGTCGGCAGACCGGTTTTCTGACGAGTCGGCAGACCGGCTTCCCGACGAATCCGCCGGTCCGACCTCCCTCGGCGAGGGCGATGTGCCTCCCGATTCCAAGGTCGACGCTCAGCCTCGGGACGAGCCCGGGTCGCTCGGGCAGGGCGACGCCGCGACCGGGCAGCGGAGCGCGTCGAGAGCAGGAGGGGAATCGGGAATCGAGTCGGGAGAGGCGACGGCGGACGAGTCGCTCGTCCACCGGTTCCGGCACGACCGGGAGGGCGCGCTGATGTGGATCCGAGAGATGCTGTCGAGCGTCGCCGTCGTCCTCCTGGTCGGACTGCTGCTGTTCGGCGTCAGCGGCGTGTGGCCGCCGATGGTCGCCGTCGAGTCGGGGAGCATGGAGCCGAACATGCAGGTCGGCGACCTGGTGTTCGTCACCGAACCCGGCCGGCTCGCGCCGGACGCGGCCGAAAACGGGGTCGGCGTCGTCACCCATGAGGTGGGCCAGGAGGTCGACTATCGGACGTTCGGGTCCTACGGGTCGGTGATGATATACACGCCGCCCGGCCGGACCGGGGCGCCGATCATCCACCGGGCGATGTTCCACGTCACCGAGGGCGAGAACTGGTACGACCGCGCCGACGCGGAGTACCACAACGCCGTCGACTGCGGGTCGCTCGCCAACTGCCCGGCGCCGCACGACGGGTACATCACCCTCGGCGACAACAACGGCGCCTACGACCAGGCCAGCGGCCTCTCGCCGCCGGTCAGGGCCGAGTGGGTGAACGGGGTGGCGCGCCTCCGGGTCCCGTATCTCGGCTACATCCGGCTGATCGCGACGGGACAGGTAGAGCTGAACGAGGCGATAGCGGGGGCCGTGGGAAGCGGCCTCCCGGCGACCGGACCGGGGAGCGCTTCGACTGCGCCGGCGGCGTAGCTTCTGGGGAATCCAGTATTAACCGGACCTCGATGAATCGAGGTCAGTTGTCGAACCGCGCTTGGACGAACGGCTGCGCGTTCT includes the following:
- a CDS encoding S26 family signal peptidase — its product is MDEGDRPTDTDESAGRDERTDEESAAASEGSDDGASDESADRFSDESADRFSDESADRLPDESAGPTSLGEGDVPPDSKVDAQPRDEPGSLGQGDAATGQRSASRAGGESGIESGEATADESLVHRFRHDREGALMWIREMLSSVAVVLLVGLLLFGVSGVWPPMVAVESGSMEPNMQVGDLVFVTEPGRLAPDAAENGVGVVTHEVGQEVDYRTFGSYGSVMIYTPPGRTGAPIIHRAMFHVTEGENWYDRADAEYHNAVDCGSLANCPAPHDGYITLGDNNGAYDQASGLSPPVRAEWVNGVARLRVPYLGYIRLIATGQVELNEAIAGAVGSGLPATGPGSASTAPAA